Within Bacteroidetes Order II. bacterium, the genomic segment GCGCGGAGGCTTGGTTCGATGGAATTTTGACGTAATAATCGCCTGCGGTTAAAGCAGTGAAGAGGTACTTCCCATTCACATCCGTATTGGTGGAGGTAATGAGGGTATTGGCGCTGTTATAGAGTTCGACCAAAACACCTTCAATCCCCATTTCGCCGCTATCTGCCATGCCGTCTTGATTGGTATCCATCCACACCAAGTTTCCCAAACGATAACCCGGAATCATGGCCCCCGTTGGAATGGCAATGCCCACTTTACGGGGTTCGGCGGTGTCTAAACGGGTTGTGGTAACGGTAGGATCAAGTCCTGCATTGGTGGAACGGTGGGCAATGGAGTTCCAAGCCACTGCTTCAAAAGGAGCCGTCACGGGCACTTGCATAGGCACATTCAGAATGATTTCTTTCCCTGCTTCCCAGTGTGGCGCATTGGTAAAGGGTACTTTTAGTCGAAACCCTTTGACGGCGCTCCAGTTTGTGACAGTGGTTGTCCAGTCGTTGGTACAAGCGCCCTGCCAACCCGATTCATTGGTGGAGTTAGACATTTCAGGGCGGCAAGGATTGGTGGAAAAGGTGTAAGCAATCTCGGCACCGGGCAAGGTGAGTACAGATGTTGTATAAGCATCTGCTGCAGTTGGTGGTCCGACCATGAGCGGTGCCCATTGGGTAAGCCGGGTTTGTGGGGCAAGAATTTCCGAAACGCCTGTATCGCCCACAAAGGGGAAAACATCATAAGCTACATAGTCTTTAAGGGCAAGGTTTCCATAGTTAATGAGCTTGATTTTGTAATCAAACGTACCACCCGGAACGGTACGTGCAATACAGGGGAAACGGGTATAAGCCCCGTCTAAGGTCGGGCAAAACGCATCGGGAATGGCGGGCGTGCTGGCAGGATCATCCACATTGGGGAGTGAAGCATGACCTTTAATCCATTTCTCGGCACCCATTACCACTGCGGCAACGACTGAAAAGCTTGCGCCATAAGAACGACAGATTAACTCTGTTGTATTGCCATCGCCATCCAGATCGTTCACATCTGCTTCCTGTACGGTTATGCTTCCATAAAAATTTCCAGCACAGGCCAAGTCATTGTTGTAGGCACGACTGCTCACAAAGAGTCGGTTGGCGTAGTTCCCTACAGGCGTTCCAGCCTTAATCTTAGCCACAAATTTTATATAAAATCCGCCATATGTTCCTTGAAGAGGCGGCATGGCGTAGGAGTTTGCAACTCCCGGTGTTCCATCCACCCTAAAGGAGCCAGCAGGAACCGTATTGCCATATACCCAACGGACTAAAGTGCGCCCTGTGCCATTATAATTATTTAAGACCTCTAAATTGGGTGAGGGCGCAGTTGGATCGGTTGAGGTGAAAGAAACCCAACGAACAAACTCTAATTCTGGTGGGAGTAAGTCTGATAAAATAGGATCGGGAAAGGGTGCTGTTCCCTCTGAATTACCTGCATAAACATTAAATTCAACCTCATCTCCTGGTTTCAACGATCCCGAAGTGGCGAGAATTTTATTGGAACCCATGCGTGGAATTGCAGCTGGAATCGTCAGGTCATGGCAGCTTTGTTGCGGAGTAGCAAGCCCCGTAAAATTAGCACTTGCACAGTTTTGTATGGTTGTTCCCGCAGAGCCGCTTGGAATGGTAAAATAAAAACCGGGACCTCGTTGACTTTCACATAGAAAGCAAGCTCCATACACGGTTTCGGTTGCGATGGGTATATCATTTAGGAACACCCAGCGGAAGTTTGTTACGCCTGCGTTAGGGTAATCAATGCCCCCAATGAACTCTCGTGCGCCCGATGGGGAGCCATCTTGTGTGCCCAATGGTGTCCAAGAACCGCCATTATCCGTAGAGTATTCGACACGGGCTTGGATAGAGGTTGTAGGTTGCCACCGCCCAGAATAAACCTTGGA encodes:
- a CDS encoding DUF11 domain-containing protein, giving the protein MDLPYAGPYDPAAMVTIRYRYSCSSLTTGCGALTIITPVPTTLQFVSMATPTGTTGSYDAGTRNLTINRNPYNDGNSGDVLVTFRIDPSAAGQTINIPGTSVITDPIDPANGTLNASVNLTVSSTPPSPKYTMSKIKGSPTGNPATGTDVTYIIEFWATTINGNVDVAPVTLTDTFPAGATVVNADGGTVSGNTITWTLPSTNLVQTWINAGIPGAGGFRIAQRIIVLNYPSGTFGSSNVTNEACADGSSPYGNLHECASATHGFSAATPAITFQKFYPSYDAPIPSEGGSDYFWRLRFHTNDSNTPLQNLVITETVPAGLQFSKVYSGRWQPTTSIQARVEYSTDNGGSWTPLGTQDGSPSGAREFIGGIDYPNAGVTNFRWVFLNDIPIATETVYGACFLCESQRGPGFYFTIPSGSAGTTIQNCASANFTGLATPQQSCHDLTIPAAIPRMGSNKILATSGSLKPGDEVEFNVYAGNSEGTAPFPDPILSDLLPPELEFVRWVSFTSTDPTAPSPNLEVLNNYNGTGRTLVRWVYGNTVPAGSFRVDGTPGVANSYAMPPLQGTYGGFYIKFVAKIKAGTPVGNYANRLFVSSRAYNNDLACAGNFYGSITVQEADVNDLDGDGNTTELICRSYGASFSVVAAVVMGAEKWIKGHASLPNVDDPASTPAIPDAFCPTLDGAYTRFPCIARTVPGGTFDYKIKLINYGNLALKDYVAYDVFPFVGDTGVSEILAPQTRLTQWAPLMVGPPTAADAYTTSVLTLPGAEIAYTFSTNPCRPEMSNSTNESGWQGACTNDWTTTVTNWSAVKGFRLKVPFTNAPHWEAGKEIILNVPMQVPVTAPFEAVAWNSIAHRSTNAGLDPTVTTTRLDTAEPRKVGIAIPTGAMIPGYRLGNLVWMDTNQDGMADSGEMGIEGVLVELYNSANTLITSTNTDVNGKYLFTALTAGDYYVKIPSNQASALNPAALTGKTSSTVGEEADPDSDGDNNDNGTIVDGTGVRSGIVTLGEGTGLAEPTNELDRKGSATDDDNDAFADNRSNLSVDFGFIAAATCSINTPTVTPTCSNNGTPSDPADDTFTFTISTTGSNTGATYKVDKIAPAPTSTVFASVNYGVTSASSAAFPISGGNLTLTLTDNTTATCTNTPVTVTAPPTCSGVVPTADLELTKTSSSPVVRPGDTLTFTLTLVNKGPGTANGVVVRDMLP